One Penaeus monodon isolate SGIC_2016 chromosome 37, NSTDA_Pmon_1, whole genome shotgun sequence genomic region harbors:
- the LOC119596395 gene encoding uncharacterized protein LOC119596395: MEHTQVVGMENLLLTDCVLRHMHEYRFLARLNLDEMPMLPNHDSFPLWLNDQLHQNSIRNESAENLPPSYDLRWYYHHDDLGTPASSASLPEYLKFLRQSKRTVMDIYPTNYNPTYDTNLVTGVFSNDVAVCASGKCRSESYQCPRDVAYLGLYTKTCGEACRKPGSTVEVSALRKYKNRVSSAVAKVLQELRLVV, from the exons ATGGAACATACGCAAGTTGTGGGCATGGAGAACCTGCTTTTGACCGACTGCGTCCTCCGCCACATGCACGAGTACCGCTTCCTTGCCCGCCTCAACCTCGACGAAATGCCCATGTTGCCTAACCACGACTCCTTCCCGCTTTGGCTCAACGACCAGTTACATCA GAATTCGATTCGAAATGAGTCGGCCGAGAACCTCCCGCCGTCGTATGATCTGCGTTGGTATTATCATCACGACGACCTAGGGACTCCGGCCTCCAGCGCTTCTCTTCCTGAGTATCTGAAGTTCCTGCGTCAGTCTAAAAGGACAGTGATGGACATTTACCCAACAAACTACAACCCGACGTATGACACGAATCTCGTTACCGGTGTCTTCTCGAACGATGTTGCTGTTTGTGCAAGCG GAAAGTGCCGAAGCGAGTCCTACCAGTGCCCGAGAGACGTGGCTTACCTTGGCCTCTACACCAAGACCTGCGGGGAAGCCTGCAGGAAGCCCGGTTCAACGGTGGAGGTGTCAGCTCTCCGGAAGTACAAGAACCGAGTGTCCAGTGCCGTTGCCAAAGTCCTGCAGGAGCTGCGTCTCGTCGTCTAA